The proteins below come from a single Saccharopolyspora sp. SCSIO 74807 genomic window:
- a CDS encoding glycoside hydrolase family 3 C-terminal domain-containing protein translates to MTTSSAEEFHSTALTLDEKIALLDGSDFWHTESLPRLGIPSITLTDGPHGLRKQPEGGDHLGIGDSVPATCFPTAAALACSWDVDLLGRVGAALGRECRAEGVSVLLGPGVNMKRTPLCGRNFEYFAEDPLLAGHLAAALVEGVQAQGVGTSLKHFAVNNQETERMSISAEVDERTLREIYLTAFEHVVTTARPWTVMSSYNRINGVYASENRWLLTDLLRGEWGFDGLVVSDWGAVSSRDDALRAGLDLEMPTSGGLGGAVVRNAYEAGTVSEDEIDLAVQRLLRLVERTRPALREGGEYDSGEHHALAREAAAGSAVLLKNDDGILPLQGDSTVAVLGELARAPRYQGAGSSQVVPTRLDDALSALRAALPGEVPFAPGYSVDSGSSDGIAEAVEVAARADVAVLFLGLPPDAESEGFDRDHLDLPAEQLELLHAVAEVQERIVVVLAGGSVVTVDPWQQHAKALLHGWLPGQAGGAALADVLTGAVTPSGKLAETIPVRYADTPAFGNFPGEFDAVRYGEGPLIGYRWYDARGLDVSYPFGHGLSYTSFEYRDLDVRILDDGPEPSVRVEFTVANTGGRAGSEVAQLYVGDPVSAAQRPEQELKAFRKVALEPGASQRVSLELGSRAFAYWHTSMGRWVVEGGEFVLHAGASSRDIRLRTTIELTGETVRGVPTPGSELGTWLDHPVLGPRLLSALGGGGMMGELVSDPQLIKLVRAIPAERMTRFPGVPVTAEMLHEWSAEARSSPA, encoded by the coding sequence ATGACCACGTCAAGTGCCGAGGAGTTCCACAGCACGGCGCTGACGCTCGACGAGAAGATCGCGCTGCTGGACGGCTCGGACTTCTGGCACACCGAATCACTCCCCCGCCTCGGCATCCCGTCGATCACGCTCACCGACGGCCCGCACGGCCTGCGCAAGCAGCCCGAAGGCGGCGACCACCTGGGCATCGGCGACAGCGTGCCCGCCACCTGCTTCCCCACCGCGGCCGCGCTGGCCTGCTCCTGGGACGTGGACCTGCTCGGCCGGGTAGGTGCGGCGCTGGGCCGGGAATGCCGCGCCGAAGGGGTTTCGGTGCTGCTCGGCCCGGGCGTGAACATGAAGCGGACGCCGTTGTGCGGGCGGAACTTCGAGTACTTCGCCGAGGATCCGCTGCTGGCCGGGCACCTGGCGGCCGCCCTGGTCGAAGGCGTGCAGGCGCAGGGCGTGGGCACCTCGCTGAAGCACTTCGCGGTGAACAACCAGGAGACCGAGCGGATGTCGATCTCCGCGGAGGTCGACGAGCGCACCCTGCGCGAGATCTACCTCACCGCGTTCGAGCACGTGGTCACCACGGCCCGCCCGTGGACGGTGATGTCCTCCTACAACCGGATCAACGGCGTCTACGCCTCCGAGAACCGGTGGCTGCTGACCGACCTGCTGCGCGGCGAGTGGGGATTCGACGGGCTCGTGGTCTCCGACTGGGGCGCGGTCAGCAGCCGCGACGACGCGCTGCGGGCCGGACTCGACCTGGAAATGCCGACTTCCGGCGGACTGGGCGGCGCGGTGGTGCGCAACGCCTACGAGGCGGGCACTGTCAGCGAGGACGAGATCGACCTCGCCGTGCAGCGCCTGCTACGGCTCGTCGAGCGCACGCGACCGGCGCTGCGCGAGGGCGGCGAGTACGACTCCGGCGAACACCACGCCTTGGCCCGGGAAGCCGCCGCGGGCAGCGCCGTGCTGCTCAAGAACGACGACGGAATCCTTCCGCTGCAAGGTGATTCCACGGTCGCGGTGCTCGGCGAACTGGCCCGGGCGCCGCGCTACCAGGGCGCCGGGAGCTCCCAGGTGGTGCCGACCCGGCTGGACGACGCGCTCAGCGCACTGCGCGCGGCGCTGCCCGGCGAGGTGCCGTTCGCACCCGGCTATTCCGTCGATTCCGGCAGCTCCGACGGCATCGCCGAGGCGGTCGAGGTGGCCGCGCGCGCCGATGTCGCCGTGCTGTTCCTCGGCCTGCCGCCGGACGCGGAGTCCGAAGGCTTCGACCGCGATCACCTGGACCTGCCAGCCGAGCAGCTCGAACTGCTGCACGCGGTAGCCGAGGTGCAGGAGCGGATCGTGGTGGTGCTCGCAGGCGGCTCGGTCGTGACGGTCGATCCGTGGCAGCAGCACGCCAAGGCGCTGCTGCACGGCTGGCTGCCCGGCCAAGCGGGCGGTGCCGCGCTGGCCGACGTGCTCACCGGCGCGGTCACCCCGTCCGGCAAGCTCGCCGAGACGATCCCGGTGCGCTACGCCGACACTCCCGCGTTCGGCAACTTCCCCGGAGAGTTCGACGCGGTCCGCTACGGCGAGGGGCCGCTGATCGGCTACCGCTGGTACGACGCGCGCGGGCTCGACGTGAGCTACCCGTTCGGCCACGGCCTGTCCTACACCTCGTTCGAATACCGCGACCTGGACGTGCGGATCCTCGACGACGGTCCGGAACCGAGCGTGCGCGTGGAGTTCACCGTCGCCAACACCGGCGGCCGGGCGGGCTCCGAGGTCGCCCAGCTCTACGTCGGCGACCCGGTCTCCGCCGCGCAGCGGCCGGAGCAGGAGCTCAAGGCGTTCCGCAAGGTCGCGTTGGAACCCGGTGCGAGCCAACGGGTTTCGCTCGAACTCGGCAGCCGCGCGTTCGCCTACTGGCACACCTCGATGGGCCGGTGGGTCGTGGAAGGCGGCGAGTTCGTGCTGCACGCGGGCGCTTCCTCCCGGGACATCCGGCTGCGCACGACCATCGAGTTGACCGGCGAAACCGTGCGGGGCGTGCCGACTCCGGGCTCGGAGCTCGGCACCTGGCTGGACCACCCGGTGCTCGGCCCGCGGCTGCTGTCCGCGCTGGGCGGCGGCGGAATGATGGGCGAGCTGGTCTCCGATCCGCAGCTGATCAAGCTCGTGCGGGCGATCCCGGCCGAGCGGATGACCCGCTTCCCGGGAGTTCCCGTCACCGCGGAGATGTTGCACGAGTGGTCGGCCGAGGCGCGCAGTTCCCCGGCGTGA
- a CDS encoding arsenic transporter: MTLTALLIFAGTLALVIWRPKGLGIGWSALGGAAVALATTVVGFSDVPTVVGLVWNATLAFVAIVLVSLLLDECGFFEWAALHVARWGRGGGRRLFVLVVLLGAVISAVFANDGAALILTPIVLRVVHALRFPPRAVLGFALATGFVADTGSLPLVVSNLVNIVSADFFGIGFTRYALVMLPVGVVSVAASLAVLWWYFRRDVPQRYSTDALGEPASAISDRLTFRAGWVVLVLLLVGYFAAEPLGVPLSAVIGAGALVLLSVAARWPAFAYAATESRLVPASSPSSSVGLGDSGAARRIPVGKVVREAPWQIVLFSVGMYLVVYGLRNQGLTRELAGLFGWFGAHGLLTAAVGTGVVVAALASVMNNLPTVLIAALAIGATSAPGLAHEAMVYANVIGSDLGPKITPIGSLATLLWLHVLDRHGVRIGWGRYFRTGIVLTVPVLLVTLCALAGWLALLDA, translated from the coding sequence ATGACGCTGACCGCGCTGCTGATCTTCGCCGGAACGCTGGCGCTGGTGATCTGGCGGCCGAAGGGGCTCGGCATCGGCTGGAGCGCGCTCGGCGGCGCTGCCGTGGCACTGGCGACGACCGTCGTCGGCTTCTCCGACGTGCCCACGGTGGTCGGGTTGGTGTGGAACGCCACCCTGGCGTTCGTCGCGATCGTGCTGGTGTCGCTGCTGCTCGACGAGTGCGGTTTCTTCGAGTGGGCCGCGCTGCACGTGGCGCGCTGGGGACGCGGCGGCGGGCGCCGGCTGTTCGTGCTGGTCGTGCTGCTGGGCGCGGTGATCTCGGCGGTGTTCGCCAACGACGGCGCCGCGCTGATCCTCACGCCGATCGTGCTGCGGGTGGTGCACGCGCTGCGGTTTCCGCCGCGGGCGGTGCTCGGGTTCGCGCTGGCGACCGGGTTCGTCGCCGACACCGGAAGCCTGCCGCTGGTGGTGTCGAACCTGGTCAACATCGTCTCGGCGGACTTCTTCGGCATCGGGTTCACCCGCTACGCGCTGGTGATGCTGCCGGTGGGGGTGGTGTCGGTGGCCGCGAGCCTGGCGGTGCTGTGGTGGTACTTCCGCCGCGACGTGCCGCAGCGCTACAGCACCGACGCGCTGGGCGAGCCGGCTTCGGCCATCAGCGACCGGCTCACCTTCCGGGCAGGCTGGGTGGTGCTGGTCCTGCTGCTGGTCGGTTACTTCGCCGCCGAACCGCTCGGGGTGCCGCTGTCGGCGGTGATCGGAGCGGGTGCGCTGGTGCTGCTGTCGGTCGCCGCCCGGTGGCCCGCATTCGCTTACGCCGCAACGGAATCCCGGCTGGTGCCGGCCAGCAGCCCCAGCAGTTCCGTCGGGCTCGGCGATTCCGGTGCTGCGCGGCGCATCCCGGTCGGCAAGGTGGTCCGGGAGGCGCCGTGGCAGATCGTGCTGTTCAGCGTCGGCATGTACCTGGTCGTTTACGGACTGCGCAACCAGGGACTCACCCGCGAACTTGCCGGGCTGTTCGGCTGGTTCGGCGCGCACGGGCTGCTCACCGCGGCGGTGGGCACCGGTGTCGTGGTGGCCGCGCTCGCTTCGGTGATGAACAACCTGCCGACGGTCCTGATCGCCGCGCTGGCGATCGGCGCGACCAGCGCACCGGGCCTGGCGCACGAGGCGATGGTGTACGCGAACGTCATCGGCTCCGACCTCGGGCCGAAGATCACGCCGATCGGCAGCCTCGCCACGTTGCTGTGGCTGCACGTGCTCGACCGGCACGGGGTGCGGATCGGATGGGGCCGCTACTTCCGCACCGGCATCGTGCTCACCGTGCCCGTACTGCTGGTGACGCTGTGCGCGCTCGCCGGCTGGCTCGCTCTGCTGGACGCCTAG
- a CDS encoding sodium:solute symporter family protein: MIVTALAGLLLIAVIGLLGRRGGGFDLSSWTVGGRRFGAVATFFLQAGEIFTTFTFLGISGVVLGGGVAAMYMPSYLVIGYVGMFLVGPLVWRLGKRHGYRTNPDMLRHRFGSPVLGGITAVLSIVFFMPVIQVQLIGLGTIVSFMTGDETTGTTSIVVAMVLVLLFVVWSGLHGVAATSYLKDVLMVLALVIIGAGVLLARQPEGGLFASVLGGARELLTIQPGGEYGTVWYVSSVLVSGAGFGCMTLPSSWPAVLSGNSARAVASNHVFLPLYTVAVAIPVLVGFYAVTDGRSADGNAALLGMARETLPPWLLAVVLIAGAACAMVPAAGGLICVATLVSSNLVPSGMPAESRLRASRVTAGVVSALVLALTLGRPELMADLYLLTYSGMIQLAPANLLTLRERVPVRAGAVLAGVIAGECVVLASAVTGVTLFGVSSGLVGLALNVLVLGAVSAVLRRSTPEAAPEVVRSGR, from the coding sequence ATGATCGTCACCGCGCTGGCCGGACTGTTGCTCATTGCGGTCATCGGCCTGCTGGGCAGGCGCGGCGGCGGGTTCGACCTGTCGTCCTGGACGGTCGGCGGGCGCCGGTTCGGGGCCGTGGCGACGTTCTTCCTGCAGGCCGGCGAGATCTTCACGACGTTCACGTTCCTCGGCATCTCCGGGGTGGTGCTCGGCGGCGGTGTCGCCGCGATGTACATGCCGTCGTACCTGGTGATCGGCTACGTCGGGATGTTCCTGGTCGGGCCGCTGGTGTGGCGGCTGGGCAAGCGGCACGGCTATCGAACCAACCCGGACATGCTGCGGCACCGGTTCGGCTCGCCGGTGCTCGGCGGGATCACCGCGGTGCTGTCGATCGTGTTCTTCATGCCGGTCATCCAGGTGCAGCTGATCGGGCTCGGCACGATCGTGTCGTTCATGACCGGCGATGAGACCACGGGCACGACGAGCATCGTCGTGGCGATGGTGCTGGTGCTGCTTTTCGTGGTGTGGTCCGGATTGCACGGCGTGGCCGCGACCTCCTACCTCAAAGACGTGCTCATGGTGCTCGCGCTGGTGATCATCGGGGCCGGTGTGCTGCTGGCGCGGCAGCCGGAGGGCGGGTTGTTCGCCTCGGTGCTCGGCGGCGCGCGCGAGCTGCTCACGATCCAGCCCGGCGGCGAGTACGGCACGGTCTGGTACGTCTCCAGCGTGCTGGTCAGCGGCGCCGGGTTCGGCTGCATGACGCTGCCTTCGAGCTGGCCCGCGGTGCTTTCCGGGAATTCGGCGCGGGCAGTGGCGTCCAACCACGTCTTCCTCCCGCTGTACACGGTGGCCGTGGCGATCCCGGTGCTGGTGGGCTTCTACGCGGTCACGGACGGGCGTTCCGCGGACGGCAACGCCGCACTGCTCGGCATGGCCCGGGAGACGTTGCCGCCGTGGCTGCTGGCCGTCGTGCTGATCGCGGGTGCCGCGTGCGCCATGGTGCCCGCCGCCGGCGGATTGATCTGCGTCGCGACGCTGGTGTCGAGCAACCTGGTGCCGAGCGGGATGCCTGCGGAGTCTCGGCTGCGGGCCAGCCGCGTCACCGCAGGGGTTGTTTCGGCGCTGGTGCTGGCCTTGACGCTCGGGCGCCCGGAGCTGATGGCGGACCTGTACCTGCTGACCTACAGCGGAATGATCCAGCTGGCACCGGCGAACCTGCTCACGCTGCGCGAGCGCGTGCCGGTGCGCGCCGGGGCGGTGCTGGCCGGAGTGATCGCGGGCGAGTGCGTGGTGCTGGCTTCGGCGGTGACCGGGGTGACGCTGTTCGGCGTCAGTTCCGGGCTGGTCGGTCTCGCGCTGAACGTGCTTGTGCTGGGCGCGGTTTCGGCCGTGCTGCGCCGGTCCACGCCGGAGGCTGCGCCCGAGGTGGTCCGCAGCGGCCGGTGA
- a CDS encoding DUF3311 domain-containing protein, giving the protein MKPFHALLVLPVIALLGTPFFPFVNSATPWFGLPPVLVWVCAWCVLTSLILAFVLRRDERSGRLAPDAEDGA; this is encoded by the coding sequence GTGAAGCCCTTCCACGCCCTGCTCGTGCTGCCGGTGATCGCACTGCTGGGCACCCCGTTCTTCCCGTTCGTCAACAGCGCAACCCCGTGGTTCGGCCTGCCGCCGGTGCTGGTGTGGGTGTGCGCCTGGTGCGTGCTGACCAGCCTGATCCTCGCGTTCGTGCTGCGCCGCGACGAGCGGTCCGGGCGGCTGGCGCCGGATGCGGAGGACGGCGCATGA
- a CDS encoding NAD(P)/FAD-dependent oxidoreductase encodes MANTSPRATERLDAVIVGAGFTGLYMLHKLRESGLRARIYEAGSDVGGTWYWNRYPGARCDVESMDYSYSFSPELEQEWNWQERYPAQPEILEYLRHVAERFDLRRDIVFDTRVAAAHYDEPSATWTVYPEQGDPEQGDPVRATFCVMATGCLSVPQIPDIPGLDEFAGPVYYTGRWPHREIDFTGQRVGIIGTGSSAVQSIPVLSEQAAQLTVFQRTPAYTVPARNHPLEPEVQREIKKNYRERRRLARRSQAGMVREDTATCALEVDEQARRAEYERRWEIGGPMLLGAYADLASDAAANETAAEFVREKTRERVDDPDVAEALTPRSYPLGTKRICVDIDYLETFNRDNVSLVDSRAEPLRAITERGVRTAGGAHEFDSLVLATGFDAMTGALTRIDVRGRDGAELAAKWSAGPRTYLGLGVAGFPNMFLLAGPGSPSVLTNMITSIEQHVEWTARCIEHVRAGGYESIEATAAAEDEWVAHVNEVADGTLFPRGNSWYLGANIPGKERVFMPYAGGFATYEDTCEQVAADDYRGFLLK; translated from the coding sequence ATGGCGAACACGTCACCGCGCGCCACCGAGCGGCTCGACGCCGTGATCGTCGGAGCCGGCTTCACCGGGCTGTACATGCTGCACAAGCTCCGCGAGTCGGGCCTGCGCGCCCGGATCTACGAGGCGGGTTCCGACGTCGGAGGAACCTGGTACTGGAACCGCTATCCGGGAGCGCGCTGCGACGTCGAGAGCATGGACTACTCCTACTCGTTCTCCCCGGAACTGGAGCAGGAGTGGAACTGGCAGGAGCGCTACCCCGCGCAGCCGGAGATCCTCGAATACCTGCGGCACGTCGCCGAACGCTTCGACCTGCGCCGGGACATCGTGTTCGACACCCGGGTGGCGGCCGCGCACTACGACGAGCCGAGCGCGACGTGGACGGTGTATCCGGAGCAGGGCGATCCCGAGCAGGGCGATCCGGTGCGCGCCACGTTCTGCGTGATGGCGACCGGCTGCCTGTCGGTCCCGCAGATCCCGGACATCCCCGGTCTCGACGAGTTCGCGGGACCGGTCTACTACACCGGCCGGTGGCCGCACCGCGAGATCGACTTCACCGGGCAGCGGGTCGGCATCATCGGCACCGGTTCTTCGGCGGTGCAGAGCATTCCCGTGCTCAGCGAGCAGGCCGCGCAGCTCACCGTCTTCCAGCGCACCCCCGCTTACACGGTGCCCGCGCGCAACCACCCGCTCGAACCGGAGGTGCAGCGCGAGATCAAGAAGAACTACCGCGAGCGCAGGCGGCTGGCGCGGCGCTCGCAAGCGGGCATGGTGCGCGAGGACACCGCGACGTGCGCCCTCGAAGTCGACGAGCAGGCCCGGCGCGCGGAGTACGAGCGGCGTTGGGAGATCGGCGGTCCGATGCTGCTCGGCGCCTACGCGGACCTGGCCAGCGACGCGGCGGCGAACGAGACCGCGGCGGAGTTCGTGCGGGAGAAGACCCGCGAACGGGTCGACGACCCGGACGTCGCCGAAGCGCTGACCCCGCGCAGCTATCCGTTGGGCACCAAGCGGATCTGCGTGGACATCGACTACCTCGAAACGTTCAACCGGGACAACGTGTCCCTTGTGGACTCGCGGGCGGAGCCGCTGCGGGCGATCACCGAGCGCGGGGTGCGCACCGCGGGCGGTGCGCACGAGTTCGACTCGCTGGTGCTGGCGACCGGTTTCGACGCGATGACCGGTGCGCTGACCAGGATCGACGTCCGCGGGCGGGATGGCGCGGAGCTGGCGGCGAAGTGGTCGGCCGGTCCGCGCACCTACCTCGGGCTGGGCGTGGCCGGGTTCCCGAACATGTTCCTGCTGGCCGGGCCGGGAAGCCCTTCGGTGCTCACGAACATGATCACTTCCATCGAGCAGCACGTGGAGTGGACCGCGCGCTGCATCGAGCACGTCCGAGCGGGCGGCTACGAGTCGATCGAGGCCACCGCTGCGGCCGAGGACGAGTGGGTCGCGCACGTCAACGAGGTGGCGGACGGAACCCTGTTCCCGCGCGGCAATTCCTGGTACCTCGGAGCGAACATCCCCGGCAAGGAGCGGGTCTTCATGCCCTACGCGGGCGGGTTCGCCACCTACGAGGACACCTGCGAACAGGTCGCCGCCGACGACTACCGCGGCTTCTTGCTCAAGTGA
- a CDS encoding siderophore-interacting protein, whose product MTQARKNRPVTRLRVLRKEQLTPHMIRIVAGGDGLASFEPNEFTDAYVKVLFPRPDVIYPQPLDMGVIRAEMPREHWPAMRSYTVRHYDEQAGELALDFVHHGDSGLAGPWAANAQIGDELLLSGPGGAYAPDPAAGWHLLVGDESALPAIAASLEAMPPGATARVFLLVDNAAEQQTLATKADAQVRWLYRSAGEDLVDAVQTAEFPAGEVQAFVHGEAGFVRVLRRYLLNECGVGKERLSISGYWREGKTDEQWRAEKAAEKAADKT is encoded by the coding sequence ATGACCCAAGCCAGGAAGAACCGGCCGGTGACCCGGCTGCGCGTGCTGCGCAAGGAACAACTCACGCCCCACATGATCCGGATCGTCGCCGGCGGGGACGGCCTGGCCAGCTTCGAGCCCAACGAGTTCACCGACGCCTACGTGAAGGTGTTGTTCCCGCGCCCGGACGTGATCTATCCGCAGCCGCTGGACATGGGCGTGATCCGCGCGGAGATGCCGCGCGAGCACTGGCCCGCGATGCGCAGCTACACCGTGCGCCACTACGACGAGCAGGCCGGTGAGCTCGCGCTGGATTTCGTGCACCACGGCGACAGCGGGCTGGCCGGGCCGTGGGCGGCGAACGCGCAGATCGGCGACGAGCTGCTGCTGTCCGGACCGGGCGGGGCCTACGCGCCGGACCCGGCGGCCGGTTGGCACCTGCTGGTCGGCGATGAGAGCGCGCTGCCCGCGATCGCGGCCTCCCTCGAAGCGATGCCGCCCGGCGCGACCGCGCGGGTGTTCCTGCTGGTCGACAACGCCGCGGAGCAGCAGACGCTGGCCACCAAGGCCGACGCCCAGGTCCGCTGGCTGTACCGCTCGGCGGGCGAGGACCTGGTGGACGCGGTGCAGACCGCCGAGTTCCCGGCCGGGGAGGTGCAGGCGTTCGTGCACGGTGAGGCGGGGTTCGTGCGCGTGCTGCGCCGCTACCTGCTCAACGAGTGCGGGGTGGGCAAGGAGCGGCTGTCGATCTCCGGCTACTGGCGGGAAGGCAAGACCGACGAGCAGTGGCGCGCGGAGAAGGCAGCCGAGAAGGCCGCCGACAAGACCTGA